CACTGCTGGTGGGTGCGGCGGTCGCGGTGACGCTCGGCGCCTACGGCCGTACGCACACCCCGACCGGGGTCGCGGTCAACCTGGCCGGCTTCTCCGGGCCGCAGACGGTGAAGGTCTGGCTGGGAACCGGCGCGGCGTTCCTCGCCGTGGTGCAGCTGCTGTCAGCACGGGCCATGTGGGGTCGGCTCGGTGCCGTCCCGCCGTCCTGGGCCGCCACCGCACACCGCTGGTCGGGTCGGGTCGCCTTCCTGCTGGCGGTGCCGGTCGGGGTGCACTGCCTCTATGCGCTCGGCTTCGCCGAGACCGACCTGCGGACACTCGCGCACTCGGTGTTCGGCTGCTTCTTCTTCGGCGCGTTCACCACCAAGATGCTCGCGCTGCCCCGCCGGGGGCTGGCCGACTGGGTCCTGCCGGTCGTCGGCGGGGTGGTCTTCGCCGTGCTGATGCTGGTCTGGCTGACCTCGTCGGTCTGGTACTTCACGACGTTCGGGTTCCGGTGGTGACGTTGCCCCGTCTGGAAAGGACACACGGATGACGGAGGACAGGGGCACGGCGACGCGCCGGGCGCTGCTGGCCGGGACCGGGGCGGCAGGGGTAACCACCCTGTTGACCGGCTGCCAGACCTACGGTGCGCCCCCGGCGGCGCCCGGGACTGCCGGACCGGCCACGGCGATCGGGGACGGTGCCGCCGAAGGGGCGGCCGACGCTCCGGCGCTGGCGAGCCTCGCCGACATCCCGGTCGGCGGGGGTCGCGTCTTCCCCGACCGGGGGGTGGTGCTGACCCAGCCCACGGCGGGCATGGTCAGGGCGTTCTCCGCCCGGTGCACGCACCAGGGCTGCACGGTCACCTCGGTGGCCGACGGCACCATCCTGTGTGCCTGCCACAACAGCCGGTTCGACATCGCCGACGGGTCGGTGCGCGGGGGTCCGGCCGAGCAGCCGCTGCCACCGACCGCGGTGAGCATCGACGGCGGCACCATCCGCATCCCGTGACTCCTCCCTACCCGCCCCACCGTTCTTGCGCTCTGTCCGTTCTGCGCGGCTCAGCCGGTTCGTCCGGACAGGATGTGCGGGCTCGGCGGAGTGCGGTCAGGCGGGGTCGGCGCGGCCGAGGCGCCAGTAGCCCATGAAGGCCACCGCCCGCCGGTCCACGCCGCACTTCCCGACCAGGTGCCGGCGCAGGGTACGGATCACGCCGGCCTCGCCGGCCAGCCAGGTGTACACCGGCACGGGCGCGGTCGTAGCCGGCACCTCCCAGAGGATCTCGGTGTCGACGTCGACGACCTGCTCCCCGGCTCGGCCGGGCGCGCCGGAGAGCAGGTCCGCCGCGGCGGCCGAGACCGCCGGCACCAGCCGGGCGCCGTGCGCGTCACCGCCGCGGGCGAACCAGCTCACCGCGACTCCCGGCGGCGCCGCCGTCGGCAGCACGTCGTCAGCCTCCGGGACTTCCAGCAGCGCCCGGCCGCGGGCGGTCGCCGGGAGCCGGTCCAGGATGGCACAGATCGCCGGCGCCGCCGTCTCGTCGCCGGCCAGCAACAACTTGCCTGCGCCTTGCGGCCGAAACTCGACACCACCGTGGTCGCCGTCGAAGCCGGCGTCTGGCCCGAGCATCACGATCCCGTCGCCGGGGCGGGCCCGCCGCGCCCAGCGGGTGGCCGGGCCGCCGTCGCCGTGCAGGACGAGATCGACGTCCACCTCGGACCGCTCCGGCCGGACCAACCGTACGGTGTACGTGCGGATCGGGTTGCGGTCCCGCTCGGGCAGGGCCCGCCACCGCGGGTACCAGTCCGGGCCTTCCGGCAGCCGCGCCCCACGCTCGCCCGGCAGCGGGAACGCCAATTTGATCCGTTGGTCGTAGCCGTTGTCGGCGAACCGGTGAAGGTCCGGCCCGGTGAAGGTGACCCGCACGAACGACGGGCTGAGCCGGCGTACCGCGCCCACCTCGACGGTGAACAGCCGCCAGGGGGCGACGGGCAGGGTCTGGGTCATGGGCCTCTCCGGGTGTCAGGCAGACGGCAGTGATTAGGTTAGCCTTACCTGAAGCTGAACGCGACGCGGGTCCGGACGTCCGAGCCGGACCGGCCGCTTGGCCACCTCTGCTTGCGACTGACGGGGCAGGGCTTCAACCCACACCCCGGCGGCGGTAGCGTGTCGCCACATCGTCGCCCGCGGGGCCGCACCTGTCCCCGCGTGGCGCTCGCGATCCTACGGAGGATTCCAGCATGTCCCACGGCGACGAGCCGTTCGCGGTTCGCGGCGACAACCCGTCGCGCCCGAGCTTCGACCTCATGCTGCGCGGCTACGACAAGCGGCAGGTGGACCGGCACCTCGACCAGCTCGAAGGCGGCCTGTCCCGCGCCGCGACCGACCGCGCCGAGGCGCGCACCCGGGTCGAGGAGTTGACCGCGCAGGTCGCACAGCTCGAGGCGGAGGTCACCGAGCTGCGCGAGCGACCCCCACGGGTCGACCGGGCCGCCTTCCGCGACCTGGGTCCGATGGTCGAGCAGATCCTGGCCCTGGCCGAGCGGCAGGCCGAGGCGATCGGCGAGGCGGCCAGCGAGCGGGCAGCCGAGCTGGAGGCCCGGGCGGAGAACTCGCTCACCGACGCCCGCGAGCGCGCGGAGCGGATGACGCGCGAGTTCGAGGAGGAACTGGCCGCCCGCCGCGCCGAGCAGGAGAAGGTCGACGAGGAACGGCGCGCAGCGGCCAAGACCGAGTTGACCGAGATCCGCGCCGCCGCCGAACAGCTACGGGAGGCCGGCGAGGCCGCCCACGAGCGGGCCCGGCAGGAGGCCAGCCGGATCGAGGAGCAGAGCGCCCAACGGATCGAGCAGGCCCGGGCCGAGGCCGAGGCGTTCCTGACCTCGGCGCGGACCCAGATCCAGCAGGAGGTGCAGGCGGCCCGCACCCGTACGCAGGAGGACCTGACGCGCTGGCAGACCACCGTGGAGCGGGAGCTGAGCGATCGCCGCGCCGCCGCCGAGCAGGAGCTGACCGAGCAGCGCGGCGCGGTCGAGCGGGAGTTGGCCGGCCAGCGCAGCGCCGCGGAGCAGGAGATCGGCGCGCTGATCGCCGAGGCGCAGCAGTACGCCGCGAAAGTACGTCAGCGTGCCGACGAGCAGGCCGCCGCCCACCAACAGCAGCTCAACACGGTACAGCAGGGGATCCGGGACCGGCGGGAAACACTCACCCGGCTCCAGTCCGAACTGGAGGGCACGCAGCAGCAGCTCGAGCAGGTCAAGCAGGAGGGGGGCGTGACCGAGCGCGAGCTGGCAACGGTCCGCCAGCGCCTCGGCGAGACCCGTCGGGAACTGGCCGACCAGTCGCACCGGCTCGAGGAGGCCCGACGCTCGGCGGATTCCGCCGAGAAACACGCCAAGGAGGTGCGGGCACGGGTCAAACGGGAGGCGAAGCGGGTGGCCGACCTGGCCGCGGCGGCAGTGATGGCGGCCGCCGCGGGCGGCGCCGAGACGGCCGAGTACCCGCAGGTGGTCGCACGCACCGGCGGTGACGGCACGGGCGACGGGCGAGCGGAGCCGGATCCGCAGACCCGCGATGGTGCCCACCGGACGTCGAACGGGGCATCCGAGCAGCCCGGTGAGGACACCGCCGACGAG
The sequence above is a segment of the Micromonospora sp. WMMA1363 genome. Coding sequences within it:
- a CDS encoding siderophore-interacting protein encodes the protein MTQTLPVAPWRLFTVEVGAVRRLSPSFVRVTFTGPDLHRFADNGYDQRIKLAFPLPGERGARLPEGPDWYPRWRALPERDRNPIRTYTVRLVRPERSEVDVDLVLHGDGGPATRWARRARPGDGIVMLGPDAGFDGDHGGVEFRPQGAGKLLLAGDETAAPAICAILDRLPATARGRALLEVPEADDVLPTAAPPGVAVSWFARGGDAHGARLVPAVSAAAADLLSGAPGRAGEQVVDVDTEILWEVPATTAPVPVYTWLAGEAGVIRTLRRHLVGKCGVDRRAVAFMGYWRLGRADPA
- a CDS encoding Rieske (2Fe-2S) protein; its protein translation is MTEDRGTATRRALLAGTGAAGVTTLLTGCQTYGAPPAAPGTAGPATAIGDGAAEGAADAPALASLADIPVGGGRVFPDRGVVLTQPTAGMVRAFSARCTHQGCTVTSVADGTILCACHNSRFDIADGSVRGGPAEQPLPPTAVSIDGGTIRIP
- a CDS encoding DUF6529 family protein, which gives rise to MVEHHRGDSHGLPDLGAAPTGQVLPDPLADPPAAPRASIVVPLLVGAAVAVTLGAYGRTHTPTGVAVNLAGFSGPQTVKVWLGTGAAFLAVVQLLSARAMWGRLGAVPPSWAATAHRWSGRVAFLLAVPVGVHCLYALGFAETDLRTLAHSVFGCFFFGAFTTKMLALPRRGLADWVLPVVGGVVFAVLMLVWLTSSVWYFTTFGFRW